From Alteromonas sp. RKMC-009, one genomic window encodes:
- a CDS encoding glucose 1-dehydrogenase — translation MPNFSLTGKRALVTGASRGIGQAMAVALAESGASVICASSREGGCEETLAKIRAVSNVEVTALHADLSDMAAVQKLADDAQAVWGGIDILVNNGGTIFRSPAVDFPLEEWQNVLRVNTDSAFLLSQRIGRNMIEQGYGKIINTASMLSYSGGITVPAYTASKHAIAGLTKALANEWGKHNVQVNAIAPGYIRTDNTQALQDDAGRSKEIISRIPAGRWGETEDLKGALVFLASDASNYVNGHVLAVDGGFLAR, via the coding sequence ATGCCTAACTTCAGTTTGACGGGAAAACGTGCGCTGGTCACCGGTGCCAGCCGCGGTATCGGACAAGCCATGGCCGTCGCTCTGGCCGAATCCGGCGCCAGTGTTATTTGCGCCAGTTCCCGTGAAGGCGGATGTGAAGAAACCCTCGCCAAAATCCGCGCCGTCAGCAACGTGGAAGTTACCGCCCTGCATGCCGATCTGTCTGACATGGCAGCGGTTCAGAAGCTGGCTGATGACGCACAGGCTGTTTGGGGTGGTATCGATATTCTTGTGAATAACGGCGGCACGATTTTCCGCAGCCCGGCCGTAGATTTCCCGCTGGAAGAATGGCAGAACGTGTTGCGCGTAAATACAGACTCAGCGTTTCTGCTCAGCCAGCGAATCGGCCGCAACATGATTGAGCAGGGTTACGGCAAAATCATTAATACCGCATCTATGCTCAGTTACAGCGGCGGCATCACAGTACCTGCCTACACTGCCAGCAAGCACGCCATTGCCGGATTAACCAAAGCACTGGCTAATGAATGGGGCAAGCACAACGTTCAGGTGAACGCTATTGCGCCCGGCTATATCCGCACTGACAACACGCAGGCTCTGCAGGACGATGCAGGCCGCAGCAAGGAAATTATTTCAAGGATCCCGGCCGGACGCTGGGGCGAAACGGAAGACTTAAAAGGCGCACTGGTGTTTCTGGCCAGTGATGCAAGCAATTACGTGAACGGCCATGTGTTAGCCGTCGACGGCGGCTTCCTTGCCCGCTGA
- a CDS encoding HesA/MoeB/ThiF family protein, protein MLTTELYSRYSRHLLLDNFDEEAQLQLMQSKVMLFGCGGLGCQVAMALVSAGVGEIVLVDHDIVELSNLPRQWLFTEADAGQKKVCAARSRLAAMHGGCQIRCIDDPADPVRLATHLPYCSLLLDCTDSVSSRKFVNGLALEHKLPLISASAAGFAATALALNPASGSACYECMEQIGEHSQMCMEQGIFSPVVAIAGQFQASLALSYLCGIQPVDFGQLHVYDGRALTLRHFRVNKNTACPACSNNIGGTP, encoded by the coding sequence GTGCTGACCACTGAACTGTATTCACGCTACAGCCGTCATTTACTGCTGGATAATTTTGATGAGGAAGCCCAACTCCAACTCATGCAATCAAAAGTCATGCTGTTTGGCTGCGGCGGACTGGGCTGTCAGGTAGCCATGGCGCTGGTATCTGCCGGTGTTGGCGAAATTGTGCTGGTCGACCATGACATCGTAGAACTCAGTAATTTACCCCGCCAGTGGCTGTTTACCGAAGCCGATGCGGGACAAAAGAAAGTCTGTGCTGCACGGTCGCGACTGGCAGCCATGCATGGCGGGTGTCAGATTAGATGCATTGATGACCCGGCCGATCCCGTCAGACTTGCCACCCACCTGCCGTACTGTTCGTTGCTGCTGGATTGCACAGACAGCGTGTCCAGCAGAAAATTTGTCAATGGACTGGCCCTTGAACATAAGCTGCCGCTCATTTCCGCCAGTGCCGCAGGCTTTGCTGCCACGGCGCTGGCGCTCAATCCTGCATCCGGCTCGGCCTGTTATGAATGCATGGAACAGATTGGTGAGCACTCACAAATGTGCATGGAACAGGGAATATTCAGTCCTGTGGTAGCTATTGCCGGTCAGTTTCAGGCCAGTCTTGCACTCAGTTACCTGTGCGGCATTCAACCTGTGGATTTCGGACAACTTCACGTCTATGACGGACGCGCCCTCACCCTGCGCCATTTCAGGGTGAATAAAAATACGGCGTGTCCGGCATGCTCAAACAATATCGGGGGAACACCATGA
- the kduI gene encoding 5-dehydro-4-deoxy-D-glucuronate isomerase: MTTEHEIRYAVGQREVKSYDTNELREAFLADKLMQHGKIYWVYSHYERFMVGSAVPTSAPLKLETLDDQLKMSYFTARREVGVINIGGTGTVTVGDTTYTLEKEEALYIGKDNESVVFASDDAANPAKFYLNSAPAHHVYPCKKVGKGDANVLHLGSQETSNERDINQLLINTVVDTCQLQMGLTRLAPGSVWNTMPAHQHDRRNEVYFYFDLADGQAVCHFMGEPQETRHIFVSNEQAVLSPPWSIHCGVGTANYAFIWGMAGENLDYDDMDKFPPDQLR; encoded by the coding sequence ATGACTACTGAACACGAAATCCGTTACGCCGTAGGACAACGGGAAGTTAAGTCTTACGACACCAATGAACTGCGTGAAGCCTTTCTGGCTGACAAACTCATGCAGCACGGCAAAATTTACTGGGTCTACAGCCACTATGAGCGTTTCATGGTGGGCAGCGCAGTACCAACTTCTGCGCCGCTGAAACTGGAAACACTGGATGACCAGCTGAAAATGAGTTACTTCACCGCCCGTCGTGAAGTGGGTGTTATTAACATCGGCGGTACCGGCACAGTCACTGTAGGCGACACCACCTACACACTGGAAAAAGAAGAAGCCCTGTATATCGGTAAAGATAACGAATCCGTTGTGTTTGCTTCAGACGATGCGGCTAATCCGGCGAAGTTCTACCTGAATTCTGCACCGGCGCACCATGTTTACCCATGCAAAAAAGTGGGTAAAGGCGATGCCAATGTGCTGCATCTTGGCAGTCAGGAAACCAGTAACGAACGTGATATCAATCAGTTGCTTATCAACACCGTGGTTGATACCTGTCAGTTACAAATGGGGTTAACCCGTCTGGCACCGGGCAGTGTGTGGAATACCATGCCGGCCCACCAGCACGACCGTCGTAACGAAGTGTACTTCTACTTCGACTTAGCCGACGGACAGGCGGTATGTCACTTTATGGGTGAGCCACAGGAAACCCGTCATATCTTTGTTTCCAATGAGCAGGCCGTGCTGTCACCGCCCTGGTCAATTCATTGCGGTGTGGGCACTGCGAACTATGCGTTCATCTGGGGCATGGCCGGGGAAAACCTCGACTATGACGATATGGACAAGTTCCCGCCAGACCAGCTCAGATAA
- a CDS encoding TRAP transporter small permease: protein MRQLVKLIDKSLAASLIAAMAAILLVVVWQVISRYLLKDPASVTEELSRFLLIWIGILGSAYAYRQKVHLGFNLIVNRQSETMRRLIMTFVELLVVTFCVLVLIVGGNALVSLTLDLNQISAALGVKMGWIYTVLPVSGVIMVFYSFINIYNLWIDESQEPL from the coding sequence ATGCGACAGTTAGTAAAGTTAATTGATAAGAGTCTTGCAGCGTCGCTGATTGCTGCCATGGCCGCTATCCTTCTGGTGGTGGTGTGGCAGGTTATTTCCCGCTACCTGCTGAAAGATCCCGCTTCGGTAACTGAAGAGCTATCCCGCTTCCTGCTTATCTGGATTGGCATTTTAGGTTCTGCTTACGCATACCGTCAGAAAGTCCATCTGGGCTTTAATCTCATCGTAAACCGTCAGTCTGAAACTATGCGCAGACTCATTATGACCTTCGTTGAACTGCTGGTTGTTACCTTTTGTGTGCTGGTACTTATCGTCGGTGGTAACGCACTGGTCAGCCTGACTCTGGATCTTAATCAGATTTCTGCAGCACTTGGCGTAAAAATGGGCTGGATTTACACCGTTCTGCCTGTTTCCGGCGTCATCATGGTGTTCTACAGCTTCATCAATATTTATAACCTCTGGATAGACGAGTCACAGGAGCCGCTGTAA
- a CDS encoding DUF4861 family protein gives MKKSTLPLSIILALSAAACSPDKTPSSNQESQEKQSSAESVVSKVSVSNPAGGAALPQLLRFPASAFDDDNAVTKKVTNFPSEWTKDQQGNDVLNVLVTLDAGEKATIALSDSAPDAPDVAYTELSVRQGGEWDGKEYKADGFSFENVDSFTAPPQLTDHSYYLRYEGPGWENDLVGYRLYLDWRNGTDIFVKTGNEPVLHQVGQDGYDSYHDLSDWGGDVLKVGKALGLGSFGRMEGDTVMHMQNVDEMSWVLGHDDKLSAGFTVNYDGWDVNGKKLDASADYEIHAGDPSTTVTVSLSETADDLVTGIVKHDNTQYIELEMNGWGVIATYGKQSLLGEDDELGMALFYKVDDISRKFEAEYDYLIQFKPATTMEYQFMAVWPSHPDSPDDESGFTELLKTKLKALASPVTAG, from the coding sequence ATGAAGAAATCAACCCTGCCACTGAGTATCATTCTGGCGTTATCCGCTGCCGCATGCAGCCCTGATAAAACCCCGTCTTCTAATCAGGAAAGTCAGGAAAAACAATCATCTGCAGAATCTGTTGTCAGTAAGGTCAGCGTGAGTAATCCGGCCGGCGGCGCAGCGCTTCCGCAACTTCTGCGTTTTCCGGCAAGCGCATTTGATGACGACAATGCAGTGACAAAAAAAGTGACAAACTTTCCTTCTGAGTGGACAAAAGATCAGCAGGGAAATGATGTTCTTAACGTTTTAGTCACATTGGATGCCGGTGAAAAAGCCACAATTGCTCTGTCAGATTCAGCCCCGGATGCACCGGATGTTGCTTACACTGAATTGTCAGTTCGTCAGGGCGGTGAATGGGATGGTAAAGAATATAAAGCAGACGGTTTCAGCTTTGAGAATGTAGATTCTTTTACTGCGCCTCCGCAACTGACTGATCATTCATACTATTTACGTTATGAAGGACCTGGCTGGGAAAATGACCTTGTGGGATACCGCTTATATCTGGACTGGCGTAACGGCACGGATATCTTTGTAAAAACCGGTAATGAGCCCGTGCTGCATCAGGTGGGGCAGGATGGTTACGACAGCTATCATGATTTGTCTGACTGGGGCGGCGATGTGCTGAAAGTGGGTAAGGCGCTGGGTCTTGGTTCTTTTGGCCGTATGGAAGGCGACACGGTAATGCATATGCAGAACGTGGACGAGATGTCCTGGGTACTGGGCCATGACGACAAGCTGTCTGCCGGGTTCACCGTGAATTATGATGGCTGGGATGTGAATGGTAAGAAACTCGATGCCAGTGCAGATTACGAAATTCACGCCGGTGACCCGTCAACTACGGTAACCGTGTCGTTAAGCGAAACAGCAGATGACCTGGTAACGGGCATTGTTAAGCATGACAACACTCAGTACATCGAACTTGAAATGAATGGCTGGGGCGTCATTGCCACTTACGGTAAGCAAAGCTTGCTGGGCGAAGATGACGAGCTGGGCATGGCACTGTTCTACAAAGTAGACGATATCTCCCGCAAATTTGAAGCGGAATATGACTATTTGATTCAGTTCAAGCCGGCAACAACCATGGAATATCAGTTCATGGCAGTATGGCCTTCTCACCCTGACAGCCCTGATGACGAAAGTGGCTTCACAGAACTGCTGAAAACCAAACTTAAAGCACTGGCAAGCCCTGTAACAGCGGGGTAG
- a CDS encoding TRAP transporter large permease, protein MEMTAIILIVGFFFFLLINVPVSISIGLATMVAMLINIELEPAVTTMAQRMAGGLDSFALLAIPFFVMSGLIMGRGGIAKRLIECAMALIGALPGGLALVNVVSCMLFGAISGSAVAACSAIGSFMLPEMKKKGYDPNFSAAVTAAAATTGMLIPPSNILIVYAIASGGVSIAALFMAGYIPGIMVGLALMVVCYIWAKIKGYPLSDRLPMKVVAEKLLAAIPSLFLIVLVIGGIVGGVFTATEAGAIAVVYSLILSVGVYGEVKTRELPGILLKSAETTAIVMLLIAASTAMSWLLSFENIPQTLSAALLELSDNPIVILLLINLLLIVVGAFLDMTPAVLIFTPIFLPVAMQLGMSPLQFGIMIVLNLSIGLCSPPVGAVLFITCAIAKTKLENIIRPLLPLYAAMFVVLMLVTYVAWFSEALPAALGF, encoded by the coding sequence ATGGAAATGACTGCAATAATCCTCATCGTTGGCTTCTTTTTCTTTTTACTGATTAATGTGCCCGTTTCTATCAGCATTGGTCTCGCAACCATGGTGGCCATGCTGATAAATATCGAGCTTGAACCGGCAGTGACTACGATGGCTCAGCGTATGGCCGGCGGACTGGACAGCTTTGCGCTTCTTGCAATACCTTTTTTCGTTATGTCAGGTCTGATCATGGGGCGCGGTGGTATTGCCAAACGGCTGATTGAATGTGCCATGGCCCTTATCGGTGCGCTGCCGGGTGGTCTGGCACTGGTGAACGTGGTGTCCTGCATGCTGTTTGGTGCCATCTCAGGTTCTGCGGTAGCGGCATGTTCAGCCATCGGCAGTTTCATGCTGCCGGAAATGAAGAAAAAGGGCTATGACCCTAATTTTTCTGCGGCGGTTACCGCGGCGGCTGCAACAACCGGCATGCTTATTCCGCCAAGTAACATCCTGATTGTTTATGCTATTGCCAGCGGCGGCGTATCTATCGCTGCATTGTTCATGGCGGGTTACATTCCGGGCATCATGGTGGGTCTGGCACTCATGGTGGTGTGCTACATCTGGGCAAAAATTAAAGGCTATCCGCTGTCAGACCGCTTACCCATGAAAGTGGTTGCCGAAAAACTACTGGCCGCTATTCCCAGTCTGTTTCTGATCGTGCTGGTGATCGGCGGTATCGTCGGCGGCGTATTTACCGCAACGGAAGCCGGTGCCATTGCTGTGGTGTATTCACTCATCCTGTCTGTGGGTGTTTACGGCGAGGTAAAAACCAGAGAACTGCCCGGCATTCTGCTTAAGTCTGCAGAGACCACCGCCATTGTTATGTTGCTGATTGCAGCGTCTACGGCGATGTCATGGTTACTGTCGTTTGAGAATATTCCGCAAACGCTCAGCGCCGCATTACTGGAACTCAGTGACAATCCTATTGTCATCTTACTGCTTATCAACCTGTTGTTGATTGTGGTGGGTGCATTTTTGGATATGACACCGGCCGTTCTTATTTTTACGCCAATCTTTCTGCCGGTTGCCATGCAGCTGGGTATGTCCCCGTTGCAGTTCGGCATTATGATTGTGCTTAACTTATCTATTGGTTTGTGTTCACCGCCGGTAGGTGCAGTACTGTTTATCACCTGTGCCATCGCAAAAACCAAACTGGAAAATATAATCCGGCCATTGTTGCCACTTTATGCCGCGATGTTTGTGGTGCTGATGTTAGTCACCTATGTGGCGTGGTTCTCAGAAGCACTGCCCGCAGCACTGGGGTTCTGA
- the thiS gene encoding sulfur carrier protein ThiS: MNILCNGDKLTLPEGSLLADAISDYLQQTPSVAVAVNQTIIPASQWQHYKLQPDDAVELFTLVAGG; this comes from the coding sequence ATGAACATATTGTGTAACGGTGACAAGCTTACTCTGCCAGAAGGCAGCCTGCTCGCCGATGCGATCAGTGATTATCTGCAGCAAACCCCGTCAGTGGCTGTAGCGGTAAACCAGACAATCATACCGGCCAGCCAGTGGCAACATTATAAGCTCCAACCTGACGATGCCGTAGAACTCTTTACTCTTGTAGCGGGAGGTTAA
- a CDS encoding thiazole synthase, which produces MLTIAGTTFTSRLFTGTGKFSHPDIMKDALVASQTRLVTLALKRLSKCDVPDPTLRVLRSLPVTLLPNTSGAATAEEAVYAARLARELLGTSWLKLEIHPDQRFLLPDPVETLKAAEVLCKEGFDVLPYCHADPVLCKRLEEAGCAAVMPLGAPIGSNKGLQTREFLQIIIEQAGVPVVVDAGIGAPSHACEAMEMGADAVLVNTAIAAATQPVAMATAFAKAVEAGREAWLAGAAPVNSRASATSPFTQFLAGLS; this is translated from the coding sequence ATGCTGACAATTGCCGGCACCACTTTTACATCCAGATTATTCACCGGTACTGGGAAATTCAGTCACCCTGATATCATGAAAGATGCCCTGGTCGCCAGCCAGACCCGGCTTGTTACGCTTGCACTTAAACGGCTTTCAAAATGCGACGTACCCGACCCTACCCTCAGGGTTTTGCGTTCGCTGCCGGTTACATTACTGCCTAACACCTCCGGGGCGGCGACAGCGGAAGAAGCGGTTTATGCTGCCCGTCTGGCCAGAGAGCTGTTGGGAACCAGCTGGCTGAAACTGGAAATTCATCCCGATCAGCGCTTCTTACTTCCCGACCCCGTGGAAACTCTCAAAGCCGCTGAAGTGCTGTGCAAAGAAGGCTTCGACGTGCTGCCCTATTGTCATGCGGATCCTGTCCTCTGCAAGCGTTTAGAAGAAGCCGGATGCGCTGCCGTGATGCCACTAGGCGCGCCTATCGGCTCCAATAAGGGCCTGCAAACCCGCGAGTTCCTGCAGATTATAATAGAACAAGCCGGCGTGCCGGTGGTGGTTGATGCAGGGATCGGCGCTCCCTCTCATGCTTGCGAAGCCATGGAAATGGGCGCTGATGCAGTACTGGTAAATACCGCCATTGCTGCCGCGACCCAACCTGTTGCCATGGCCACTGCGTTTGCAAAAGCCGTGGAAGCCGGCCGCGAGGCCTGGCTGGCCGGTGCAGCACCGGTTAACTCCCGGGCTTCCGCCACCAGCCCGTTCACACAGTTTCTGGCTGGCTTATCATGA
- the thiH gene encoding 2-iminoacetate synthase ThiH, whose product MTVAEELSRTDWDDVRLALYSKSAADVMSALQRSVRHWQDFLALISPAAEGFLPDMAVKAQALTRQRFGHTVSLFVPLYLSNLCANECTYCGFTMSNKIKRTKLTMAEISEEVYAIKKMGFDSVLLVTGEHETKAGMDYFLEAIELVKAHFSHVAMEVQPLSTDEYRALAAAGTDSVLVYQETYHRAHYAEYHLRGKKQDFDWRLATPDRLGEAGMNKIGLGALLGLSEWRTDSAFTALHLSLLQQRYWKSRYSVAFPRIKPCAGDRATQKSQVSDKQLIQLICAYRLCFPEVELSLSTRESPAFRDNVVPLAINQLSAASQTQPGGYSAPTTALEQFSTEDTRSASAVANSLTARGLDPVWTDWLNAFGR is encoded by the coding sequence ATGACAGTGGCAGAAGAGCTGTCCCGCACAGACTGGGACGATGTCAGGCTTGCGCTTTACAGCAAAAGCGCGGCAGATGTGATGTCAGCACTACAACGCTCCGTCCGGCACTGGCAGGATTTTCTTGCGCTGATATCCCCTGCCGCAGAGGGATTTCTGCCGGATATGGCAGTTAAGGCACAGGCCCTCACACGCCAGCGTTTCGGCCATACCGTGTCTTTGTTCGTGCCATTGTATCTGTCGAACCTGTGCGCCAACGAATGCACCTATTGTGGCTTTACCATGAGCAATAAAATTAAGCGCACGAAACTGACCATGGCTGAAATATCAGAGGAAGTTTATGCCATTAAGAAAATGGGTTTTGATTCCGTGTTGCTGGTTACCGGCGAGCACGAAACAAAAGCAGGCATGGATTATTTTCTAGAGGCAATAGAGTTAGTAAAGGCTCACTTCAGCCATGTTGCCATGGAGGTACAACCTCTTTCCACAGATGAGTACCGTGCCCTTGCAGCAGCCGGAACTGACAGTGTGCTGGTTTATCAAGAAACTTATCATCGCGCCCATTATGCGGAGTATCACCTGCGGGGCAAAAAGCAGGATTTCGACTGGCGGTTAGCAACACCGGACAGGCTTGGCGAAGCTGGTATGAACAAAATCGGTCTCGGCGCATTACTCGGGTTATCCGAATGGCGGACGGACAGCGCATTTACCGCATTACATCTCAGCCTGTTACAACAACGCTACTGGAAAAGTCGCTACTCCGTTGCGTTCCCCCGCATCAAGCCCTGCGCCGGTGACCGGGCAACGCAGAAAAGTCAGGTATCAGATAAGCAGCTCATACAACTTATTTGCGCTTACCGACTGTGTTTTCCGGAAGTGGAATTAAGCCTTTCCACCAGGGAATCCCCGGCATTTCGCGACAATGTCGTACCATTGGCTATTAATCAATTGTCTGCCGCATCGCAAACACAACCTGGCGGATACAGCGCTCCCACAACAGCACTGGAGCAATTCTCAACCGAAGACACCCGCTCAGCCAGTGCAGTGGCAAACAGCCTCACCGCCCGCGGACTCGACCCGGTATGGACAGACTGGCTGAATGCATTCGGCCGTTAA
- the thiE gene encoding thiamine phosphate synthase, whose product MLPRVLTIGGTDSSGAAGLQQDQRALQCFAVHQISVVSLVSAQTHDSVLHVSPVSPASFSAQLQVAFQPQIPAVIKVGALANDEQIHVLIKKLSEYPQIPVIWDPVLQTSSKSKLGDLSFDAIAGLLPYITLITPNYDELAWLTGFTLRQARDELAAAHQLIASGCDQVLVKGGHRPDSSLRPDSGNTSEICDVLYSKENVRRFVHKARQPFNLRGSGCLLASAIAGAMAEQYITEDAVSLAEAVVAAAWQQAELVLPETAVLRRPPSEREGHAEQQTPLLPASLLPHFPAVFEGLLPVENDYFLPELLDSAPGLYPVVDSIKWLQRLLPLNLKIIQLRIKSKGAELSEIIREAVTMAAGYNTQLFINDHWQLAIEHGAYGVHLGQEDLASADLSAIALAGLRLGISTHGYAKLCRAIQIRPSYIALGHIFPTRTKDMPSAPQGTARLADYVSLCKYHGIPTVAIGGIKLSNIDTVAATGTDAIAVVTAITESNNPEDAVNALRGRCRRADH is encoded by the coding sequence ATGTTACCCCGTGTTTTAACCATTGGCGGCACCGACAGCTCCGGCGCCGCCGGTTTACAGCAGGACCAGCGTGCGCTGCAATGTTTTGCTGTCCACCAGATTAGTGTGGTCTCGCTGGTCAGCGCGCAAACTCATGACAGTGTGCTGCACGTTTCTCCGGTATCGCCGGCGTCATTTTCGGCACAGCTGCAAGTCGCTTTTCAGCCGCAGATCCCTGCGGTAATAAAAGTGGGTGCGCTGGCGAATGATGAACAGATCCATGTGCTCATTAAGAAACTGTCTGAATATCCGCAAATTCCGGTGATTTGGGACCCTGTATTACAGACATCATCAAAGAGTAAACTCGGTGACTTGTCGTTTGATGCTATCGCCGGGCTATTGCCCTACATCACGCTTATCACGCCGAACTATGATGAGCTGGCCTGGCTGACAGGCTTTACGTTACGGCAAGCCAGGGATGAACTGGCTGCCGCCCATCAGCTTATCGCTTCCGGCTGCGATCAGGTGCTGGTAAAAGGCGGTCACAGACCAGACTCATCGCTCCGGCCCGACTCCGGGAACACGTCGGAAATCTGTGATGTGCTGTACAGCAAAGAAAACGTCCGGCGCTTTGTGCACAAAGCCCGGCAGCCTTTTAACTTACGGGGTTCCGGTTGTCTGCTGGCATCGGCCATCGCCGGAGCAATGGCTGAGCAGTACATCACAGAAGATGCAGTTTCGCTGGCCGAAGCTGTGGTTGCCGCAGCCTGGCAACAGGCAGAGTTGGTTTTACCTGAAACGGCTGTCCTTCGTCGCCCGCCGTCTGAACGTGAGGGGCACGCTGAACAACAGACACCGTTGCTTCCCGCCTCACTGCTTCCTCACTTCCCTGCGGTTTTCGAAGGCTTGTTACCAGTAGAGAATGATTATTTTTTACCGGAATTACTGGACTCTGCGCCCGGGCTTTATCCCGTGGTGGACAGCATTAAATGGCTGCAGCGCCTTCTCCCTTTAAATCTTAAGATCATCCAGTTGCGGATTAAATCCAAAGGTGCAGAACTGAGTGAAATCATCCGCGAGGCAGTAACCATGGCTGCCGGATACAACACCCAGCTTTTCATCAATGACCACTGGCAACTGGCTATCGAACACGGGGCGTATGGTGTGCATCTCGGGCAGGAAGATCTCGCATCTGCCGATTTGAGTGCCATTGCCCTTGCCGGGTTGCGGCTGGGCATTTCCACTCACGGATATGCAAAGCTGTGCCGCGCCATTCAAATCAGGCCTTCTTACATAGCGCTGGGTCATATTTTTCCTACCAGAACGAAAGATATGCCCTCTGCACCACAGGGTACGGCGCGGCTGGCTGACTACGTGTCACTTTGCAAATATCACGGCATTCCCACTGTGGCCATCGGCGGTATTAAGTTAAGCAATATCGACACCGTGGCTGCCACAGGCACAGATGCCATTGCCGTGGTGACGGCCATTACAGAAAGCAATAACCCGGAAGACGCCGTCAACGCATTGCGCGGGAGGTGCCGCCGTGCTGACCACTGA
- a CDS encoding TRAP transporter substrate-binding protein: MLRLKVVPVLLLVFITSLIAGCGSKQDSDVVVLRLGHSLDPQHSVHKAMVFLGERLDEYSGGTMQVAIYPGSQLGTEREMIELLQIGSLDMTKVSASPLEGFAPEMQIFSIPYVFRDNEHYWNVLNSNVGKDLLSGVEAFKLKGLGYYDAGSRSFYTTDRPIRTPEDLKGLKIRVLNSPTAVKTVRALGGAATPVSWGELYTALQQGVVDGAENNPPSYYLSRHYEIARYYSLDEHTSVPDVMLMSLRTWNNLTPQQQGWLNQAMADSVVYQRKLWQASTEESLEKVIADGVEVIYPDKQPFVDAVKPFHDSYAGSEVGNLLDKIKAM, translated from the coding sequence ATGTTGCGCCTTAAAGTTGTGCCGGTACTGCTGCTTGTATTCATCACAAGCCTGATTGCCGGCTGTGGCAGTAAGCAGGACAGTGACGTGGTGGTACTCAGATTGGGGCATTCTCTGGATCCCCAGCATTCTGTGCATAAAGCCATGGTATTTTTGGGTGAACGTCTGGATGAATATTCCGGCGGCACCATGCAGGTAGCCATTTATCCCGGCAGCCAGTTAGGCACCGAACGGGAAATGATTGAACTGTTGCAAATCGGCTCGCTGGATATGACCAAAGTGTCTGCCAGTCCGCTGGAAGGCTTCGCGCCGGAAATGCAGATTTTCAGTATTCCCTATGTGTTCCGTGACAATGAGCACTACTGGAACGTACTTAACAGCAACGTGGGTAAAGATTTGCTCTCTGGAGTGGAAGCGTTCAAGCTGAAAGGTTTGGGTTACTACGACGCCGGCAGCCGCAGCTTCTATACTACTGACCGCCCTATTCGCACGCCGGAAGATCTAAAAGGATTAAAGATCCGTGTACTGAACAGCCCTACAGCGGTGAAAACCGTACGTGCGCTGGGCGGAGCAGCCACACCGGTCTCCTGGGGCGAACTGTACACAGCTTTACAGCAGGGTGTTGTCGACGGTGCGGAAAACAATCCGCCCAGCTATTACCTGTCCCGCCACTACGAAATCGCCCGTTACTATTCGCTGGATGAGCACACCTCTGTACCTGACGTCATGCTGATGTCGCTGCGTACCTGGAACAATCTTACACCTCAGCAGCAGGGCTGGCTCAATCAGGCCATGGCCGACTCTGTGGTTTATCAGCGTAAATTGTGGCAGGCGTCTACAGAAGAGTCTCTGGAAAAAGTAATTGCTGATGGCGTGGAAGTGATTTATCCCGACAAGCAACCCTTTGTGGATGCAGTAAAACCTTTCCACGACAGCTATGCCGGCTCTGAAGTGGGTAATCTGCTAGATAAAATTAAGGCGATGTAA